The genomic segment GCTGGCCTGCGCGGCGTCGCCGGACGCGGGCTCGGCGGGGCTGGTCACGGACTCCCCCAGGGGACGAAAGCGGACAGTTGCCGAAGTGAGCGTAGTCTCTCCGGCCACCGGACGATCGACGGCGGCGCGTGCGCAAGGATGGACGCCATGCGCATCGTGGTACTGACCGGCGGCATCGGGGGCGCCCGTTTCCTGCTCGGCGTGCGGGCGTACGCCCGTGAGGTGGGCGCCGAGGTGACCGCCGTGGTCAACGTCGGCGACGATCTGCTGCTGCACGGGCTGAAGGTCTGCCCCGACCTGGACAGCGTGCTCTACACGCTCGGCGGCGGCGCCGACCCGGAGCGGGGCTGGGGCCGGGCGGGCGAGACCTGGACGGTGAAGAACGAGCTGGCCGCGTACGGCGCGGAGCCGAGCTGGTTCGGCCTCGGCGACAAGGACGTCGCCACCCACCTGGTGCGCACCCAGATGATCAACGCCGGCTACCCGTTGTCCCAAGTCACCGAGGCGCTGGCGGCGCGCTGGCAGCCGGGCGTACGGCTGCTGCCCGCCACTGACGACCGCCTGGAGACGCACGCCGTCGTCACCGACGACCAGGGCCGCCGGGCGATCCACTTCCAGGAGTGGTGGGTGCGCCATCGGGCCGCCGTACCCACCGACCGGTTCGTCTTCGTCGGCGCCGACACGGCGAAGCCCGCGCCGGGCGTGGTCGAGGCGATCGCCGCCGCGGACGTGGTGCTGATCGCGCCGAGCAACCCGGTGGTGAGCATCGCGCCGGTGCTGGCGGTGCCCGGTCTGCGCGACGCGGTGACCGGCGGGCCGGCCCCGGTGATCGGGGTGTCGCCGATCATCGGCGGCGCGCCGGTACGCGGCATGGCCGACCGCTGCCTCGCCGTGCTCGGCGTGGAGTGCAGCGCGGCCGGCGTGGGCGGCCTCTACGGCGCCCGGTCGGCGGGCGGGCTGCTCGACGGCTGGCTGGTCGCACCGGAGGACGAGGACGCCGTGGTGCCGGACGTGACCGTCCGCGCGGCGCCGCTGCGGATGACCGACGAGGCGGCGACCGCCGCGATGGTGCGCGCCGCGCTGGAGTTGATGTGAGGCTGGAGATCCTGCCGGTGCCGGGCATCGGCGACGTGACCGAGGGCGACGACCTGGCGGCGCTGATCACCGGT from the Micromonospora sp. WMMA1947 genome contains:
- the cofD gene encoding 2-phospho-L-lactate transferase → MRIVVLTGGIGGARFLLGVRAYAREVGAEVTAVVNVGDDLLLHGLKVCPDLDSVLYTLGGGADPERGWGRAGETWTVKNELAAYGAEPSWFGLGDKDVATHLVRTQMINAGYPLSQVTEALAARWQPGVRLLPATDDRLETHAVVTDDQGRRAIHFQEWWVRHRAAVPTDRFVFVGADTAKPAPGVVEAIAAADVVLIAPSNPVVSIAPVLAVPGLRDAVTGGPAPVIGVSPIIGGAPVRGMADRCLAVLGVECSAAGVGGLYGARSAGGLLDGWLVAPEDEDAVVPDVTVRAAPLRMTDEAATAAMVRAALELM